Within Streptomyces sp. SS1-1, the genomic segment CCCCTTGTCGTAGAGGCCGGCGATCCGGTGGACGGCGGTGGCGGTGCCCTCGGTGGGGAGGGGGCGGTGGACGGTGAGGTGCTGGCCGCCGTGCAGGACGCGGGCGAGGTCCACGTCGATGCCGGGCATGGACAGTCCGCCGATGACGCCGGGCGCCCCGGAGCCGGCGACGGTGGCGAAGCTGGGCAGGACGTGCAGCCGGGACTCCAGGGTGTAGCGCAGTTCGCCGGGGTCGGTGGCGGGGACGCCGGCGCCGATGCCGAGGTGGTAGAGCTGGACGTCCTTGGAGTTCCAGGAGATCTCGCCGGTCCGGGGTCCGGCGGCGAGGGCCTTGGCTGCGTCGATGGGCATACGGCTCCTGACAGCGGCGGTCGAGACCTCGGTACGGCCGTCCGCACCGTCGGCCGCACCGAGGTCGTCACGGGGCCGCGGAACCCGCTCGTTCTAGAACGCGTTCCAGTGCGGCGCCCTCTGTATAGCCGAGCCCCCGGCACTTGTGAAGTCTCCTGACGCCGCGTCAGCCTTGACTCGGCCGGGACATTTGTCCTGCCGGACGCCGGACACCCGCCCCTGCCGGACGGCCGCGCGAGTCCGTACCGTCGAGGACATCGGACATCGGCATCGGACGTCGGCGACAGGGGACACGGACATGGCCTGGTTGTTCAAGCGGCATGGGGCGTCGTGCGCGGGCGCCCGGGACGAGACGCCGGCGCCGAGCGGGTACAGCCTGCTGCCCTGGCTGCTCCTGGGCCTGGGCTCCCTGTCCAACCTCTTCCAAGGCGAGACCGCGAACCCCTTGATCGGCGGGCTGGGGCTGCTCGCGTTCAACTCGCTCTACGTGTACGTAGCGTTCCGCTCCTTCGTGAAGGAGACCCGGGAGGCACCGTCGACCAGGGTGGCGCTCGTGCTGATGACCGGGGTGACCTGCGCCCTGGCGCTGGCCTACGGCGGCACCTGGCTGCTGTTCTTCCCGCTGCTCGGGCTGGCCACGGGCGCGGCCGTGCGCTTTCCGCACCTGCGCCTGACCGGGGCGGCCCTGGGCGTGCTGGCGGGTGCGGTGGCCGTCTCCCGCGACGGCTGGGGCGGACTCGGCATCGCCTACGCCACGTGGATCTCGACGATGGTGACGGCGGCGATCCTGTCCCTCTCGGACGCCGTACGGCAGCTGCGGGCGGCCCGCGAGGAGCTGGCGCACCGGGCGGTCGAGCAGGAGCGGCTGCGTTTCTCCCGCGATCTGCACGACCTCCTCGGGCACACGCTGTCGGTGGTCGTGGTGAAGGCGGAGGCGGCCCGGCGGCTGACCACCCGGGACGTGGACGCGGCCCAGGCGCAGCTCGCCGACATCGAGTCGGTCGGCCGGCAGGCGCTCACGGAGATCCGCGAGGCGGTGACCGGCTACCGGCAGGGCAGCCTGAGCCGCGAGATCGACGGCGCGGCCTCGGCC encodes:
- a CDS encoding sensor histidine kinase, with amino-acid sequence MAWLFKRHGASCAGARDETPAPSGYSLLPWLLLGLGSLSNLFQGETANPLIGGLGLLAFNSLYVYVAFRSFVKETREAPSTRVALVLMTGVTCALALAYGGTWLLFFPLLGLATGAAVRFPHLRLTGAALGVLAGAVAVSRDGWGGLGIAYATWISTMVTAAILSLSDAVRQLRAAREELAHRAVEQERLRFSRDLHDLLGHTLSVVVVKAEAARRLTTRDVDAAQAQLADIESVGRQALTEIREAVTGYRQGSLSREIDGAASALRAAGVEPVVRRSGPPLAPQTEALLGWVVREAATNVVRHSGAARCEITVTGDDERARLTVTDDGHGTDSRRGTGTGAGTSTGAGTGTGAGTGTGAGTDTGAGTDTGTGTGTGTGTGTGTDRPRTAGGTGLRGLAERLSTAGGTLTAGPDRGGFTVTAELPADGVEGAGAGHVVRAADGAEGPGHVVRSADGVQGAGQGALSADGAEGPGQAVRAAHGTDVDAVPAATGSRAG